The following are encoded together in the Desulfonatronovibrio magnus genome:
- a CDS encoding basic amino acid ABC transporter substrate-binding protein: protein MFKRLVLLFLAMSFLASPAMARDIVFAVDATWPPMEMIDENREMVGYSIDYMTAVGQEAGFNPVFRNTAWDGIFAGLAAGNYDAICSSVSITEERKKAMDFSIPYYEVKQGLVVSRDSDFQTLEDLQGKTVGAQIGTTGYFAIQRVDGVTARSYDEIGLAMQDLYNGRIEGVVCDDPVAAQYALNEPRFSERLHLVSVIDSDEPEYYGIAVRKGNDEILELINKGIKAVQEKGIEDELKKKWFGL from the coding sequence ATGTTTAAAAGGTTGGTTCTGCTTTTTCTTGCCATGTCGTTTCTTGCTTCCCCGGCCATGGCCAGGGATATTGTCTTTGCAGTGGATGCTACATGGCCCCCCATGGAAATGATTGATGAAAACAGGGAAATGGTTGGTTACTCCATTGATTACATGACAGCAGTTGGTCAGGAAGCCGGATTTAATCCGGTATTCAGAAATACTGCCTGGGATGGTATTTTTGCCGGGCTGGCAGCAGGCAACTATGACGCTATCTGCTCTTCAGTAAGTATTACCGAAGAACGTAAAAAGGCTATGGACTTCAGCATTCCTTACTATGAAGTCAAGCAGGGCTTAGTTGTTTCCCGTGACAGTGATTTCCAGACTCTTGAAGACTTACAGGGTAAAACAGTTGGTGCACAAATAGGAACCACCGGTTATTTTGCTATTCAGCGAGTTGATGGAGTTACTGCCAGATCATATGATGAAATCGGTCTTGCCATGCAGGATCTTTATAATGGAAGAATTGAAGGTGTTGTCTGTGACGATCCTGTAGCTGCCCAGTACGCCTTGAATGAACCTCGTTTTTCAGAGAGGTTGCACCTTGTATCCGTGATAGACTCTGATGAACCTGAATATTACGGAATTGCCGTACGCAAAGGTAATGATGAAATTTTGGAGCTCATTAATAAAGGAATTAAGGCTGTCCAGGAAAAAGGCATTGAAGACGAACTCAAGAAAAAGTGGTTTGGGCTTTAA
- a CDS encoding chemotaxis protein CheX yields MEKKVEQVIKKFTESVVNVLGTMAMTEAKPSKAYVKKDNKAKGDISGVIGFSSPSGKSKGTMSVTFTQQSVLGIINSMLGEELKEITDEVADAVGELTNMICGQARKGLAELGMTYEGAIPSVITGQNHSIRHVSSAAILAIPFDTPFGPIIVEVCFS; encoded by the coding sequence ATGGAGAAAAAAGTAGAGCAGGTTATCAAAAAGTTTACTGAATCAGTAGTCAATGTTTTGGGTACCATGGCTATGACTGAAGCAAAACCCAGTAAAGCCTATGTAAAAAAAGACAATAAGGCTAAGGGAGATATTTCCGGGGTTATAGGTTTTTCCAGTCCTTCAGGGAAAAGCAAGGGGACCATGTCAGTCACTTTTACCCAGCAGTCAGTATTGGGCATAATTAACAGCATGCTGGGAGAAGAGTTAAAGGAAATAACTGATGAAGTAGCAGATGCAGTTGGAGAGCTGACCAACATGATTTGCGGGCAGGCCAGAAAAGGACTTGCAGAGCTGGGCATGACCTATGAGGGGGCCATACCTTCGGTAATTACAGGCCAGAACCATTCCATACGCCATGTTTCTTCTGCTGCAATTCTGGCTATTCCTTTTGACACCCCTTTTGGCCCTATAATTGTGGAAGTGTGTTTTTCTTAA
- a CDS encoding metal-dependent hydrolase, with translation MSNQILWHGHANFEIITPNLNIIIDPWFQGNPSAQTEWQQIEKADLILITHDHADHIGQAVEICQKTGASIGAIVEVAAKFQELGVPQDKIVNGIGFNIGGTIQYQGISVTMIQADHSSEKGECVGFIITLENNTVIYHAGDTSIFSSMGLWGELFDIDVAILPIGGVFTMDPRQAALACSLLKCKKVIPMHWGSFPVLEQGTDLFQQELTLRSPETEMIVIKPGQKIVVE, from the coding sequence ATGTCTAATCAAATCCTATGGCATGGACACGCCAATTTTGAAATTATCACACCTAATCTGAATATAATCATTGATCCCTGGTTTCAGGGCAATCCTTCAGCCCAGACTGAATGGCAGCAGATTGAAAAGGCTGATTTAATACTTATTACCCATGATCACGCAGACCACATCGGTCAGGCTGTGGAAATATGTCAGAAGACTGGAGCCAGTATTGGAGCCATAGTCGAAGTAGCCGCCAAATTCCAGGAACTTGGCGTTCCTCAGGACAAGATAGTTAACGGAATTGGTTTCAATATCGGCGGTACCATCCAGTACCAGGGCATCAGTGTCACCATGATCCAGGCTGACCATTCTTCAGAAAAGGGTGAGTGCGTGGGCTTTATTATTACACTGGAAAACAATACTGTTATTTATCATGCCGGTGATACCTCTATATTTTCCAGCATGGGGTTGTGGGGTGAGCTTTTTGATATTGATGTGGCAATCCTGCCCATTGGAGGTGTGTTCACCATGGATCCGAGACAGGCTGCACTTGCTTGCAGTTTATTGAAGTGCAAAAAAGTTATTCCCATGCACTGGGGATCTTTTCCGGTTCTGGAGCAGGGCACGGACCTTTTTCAGCAGGAACTGACCTTGCGCTCTCCTGAAACTGAGATGATTGTTATTAAGCCTGGTCAAAAGATAGTTGTGGAGTGA
- a CDS encoding UbiX family flavin prenyltransferase, whose protein sequence is MNSNKKIVLAVTGASGMPYTMELIRQLKAGGLEVHLIVSKAAYKVLDIESPGFEQVLELADHRYTQDELAAPMAGGTFIHQGMIVCPCSMASLGAIANGLGSNLIHRSADVTLKEKRPLVIVPRETPLNRIHLGNMLKAHDAGATILPPCPGFYHSPKSIDQLIKHIVSRILDAAGIDNNIFKRWSGVK, encoded by the coding sequence TTGAACTCTAATAAAAAGATTGTATTAGCTGTGACCGGAGCCAGTGGAATGCCGTACACTATGGAATTGATTAGACAGCTCAAGGCTGGAGGCCTGGAAGTGCATTTGATCGTTTCCAAAGCAGCTTACAAGGTGTTAGATATTGAATCTCCCGGATTTGAACAGGTTCTGGAACTGGCAGATCACAGGTACACACAGGACGAGCTGGCAGCACCCATGGCCGGAGGGACTTTTATTCATCAGGGCATGATTGTCTGTCCATGCTCCATGGCAAGTCTTGGAGCCATAGCCAATGGGCTTGGCAGCAATCTCATTCACCGCTCCGCTGATGTTACTTTAAAAGAGAAGCGGCCCCTTGTTATTGTTCCCCGGGAGACACCTCTGAACAGAATACACCTTGGAAATATGCTTAAAGCCCACGACGCTGGAGCGACTATACTCCCACCCTGCCCTGGTTTTTACCACTCTCCCAAAAGTATCGACCAGCTGATCAAGCACATTGTCAGCAGGATTCTTGATGCGGCTGGCATAGACAATAATATTTTTAAAAGATGGAGCGGGGTAAAATAA
- a CDS encoding response regulator, producing the protein MKLYISKIKHRWKNLKVVTKLAISMGCLLLLLLLIAGNGFLSMAIMQKRMENTIIASTEIRKTAMEMEAGLHKTRQLERDFFLRWPRIGFSSAYDIYVSQIRDEMNSVIKTSQKLQTLIEESHVSSELRQNIPYIDFYLSAAERYSLALNEAVSLVALLGEQDTGAQFVLEKRFHELFEKLQSIDQPDLVIQALEFESLKKDYIATRQRPAMQASFNIMSGLESNIKYLMNISPEMKMEILNSLQQYRDQALKVLEIDRDILSKFNEFDVQIQSLEPISASLIAMANQEVDMARQVISRTAKTANIILGSALFFSIMFSGLVALIIYKSIVRNVARLSRTAKEFSQGNLSARVPVISDDELGRLAVTFNDMADRTSDLLVELDRRAELAKARLFQAIEAIEDAFVLFDKSDKILFYNSNFKELFYDLGSYSGQGVSFEDFISACARSGLFLSANNREKEWIADKVEAHAYPHKPHEEELSTGSWLEISEFRTKNMETVGIIKDITERKQNEEALQLSEEKYRLLIENQTDLVVKVDASGHFEFVSKSYCDLFEKSEKELIGTSFMPLVHEKDQENTARAMESLFKPPYQCYLEQRAKTRLGWRWLAWADKAILDENNEVVSIVGVGRDITDLKKAEKERLSMERRLLHSQKLESLGVLAGGIAHDFNNLLAAMMGNLEMAQKEIPEKSTLAQRVQRALMAATRAADLTKQMLAYSGKGKFVLQNVDLNRISSENAQLFMGTISKNIKLDLHLDPTISSILADPGQIQQVVMNLITNACESMGQESGWLTISTGEMDCDKQYLNQTRADNTPAPGRYVWLEVVDTGHGMDNITLQKLFDPFFTTKFTGRGLGLSAVLGIIQGHEGAIIISSRENSGTTVRVLFPVANQISTMDNQAEFVDLQLESNKESLTILVVDDEEMIRDLTKEALEDIGYKVLTADDGQEALKVFENNINEITCVILDLMMPNMDGVTTFEHLRKLSPDIKVILCSGYNEQEATQRFQNQGLAGFVHKPFRIEELRNELLRVLNL; encoded by the coding sequence ATGAAACTCTACATATCTAAAATCAAACACAGATGGAAAAACTTAAAAGTCGTCACTAAACTGGCAATTTCCATGGGCTGTCTACTTTTGCTGCTTCTGCTTATTGCTGGTAATGGCTTTTTATCCATGGCCATTATGCAGAAAAGAATGGAGAATACTATCATTGCCAGCACAGAAATCCGCAAAACTGCCATGGAGATGGAGGCAGGTCTGCATAAAACCAGACAATTGGAACGTGACTTCTTTTTACGCTGGCCCCGCATAGGTTTTTCCAGTGCATATGATATTTATGTCAGTCAGATTCGTGATGAAATGAATTCTGTCATCAAAACCAGCCAGAAGCTTCAAACACTTATTGAAGAGTCTCATGTCAGCAGTGAACTGCGTCAGAATATACCATACATTGATTTCTATCTCTCTGCTGCAGAGAGATATTCTCTGGCTCTTAATGAGGCTGTCAGTCTTGTGGCTCTTTTGGGGGAGCAGGACACAGGAGCCCAGTTTGTATTGGAAAAAAGATTTCATGAACTTTTTGAGAAGCTGCAAAGTATTGATCAGCCTGATCTTGTTATTCAGGCCCTTGAGTTTGAATCTCTCAAAAAAGACTATATTGCCACCAGACAAAGACCAGCCATGCAAGCCTCCTTTAATATCATGTCAGGCCTGGAATCCAACATCAAATACCTGATGAATATCTCACCCGAGATGAAGATGGAGATTCTGAACAGTTTACAGCAATACAGGGATCAAGCCTTGAAAGTTCTGGAAATTGACAGAGATATTCTCAGCAAGTTTAATGAATTCGATGTTCAGATACAGTCCCTTGAGCCAATATCCGCATCCTTGATTGCCATGGCCAACCAAGAAGTAGACATGGCAAGGCAGGTTATCTCCAGAACAGCAAAAACAGCAAATATTATCCTGGGCAGCGCTTTGTTCTTTTCAATTATGTTTTCCGGACTGGTGGCCCTGATAATTTACAAAAGCATTGTTCGCAATGTTGCCAGACTTTCCAGAACAGCGAAAGAGTTCAGCCAGGGTAACCTGTCTGCACGAGTTCCTGTCATTTCAGATGATGAATTGGGACGTCTGGCCGTAACTTTTAATGATATGGCAGATCGTACATCTGACCTGCTGGTTGAGCTTGACAGAAGAGCTGAACTTGCAAAGGCCAGACTGTTTCAGGCCATTGAGGCCATCGAGGACGCGTTTGTGCTGTTTGATAAATCAGACAAAATTTTATTCTATAACTCAAATTTTAAAGAATTGTTTTATGATCTCGGTTCCTACTCCGGTCAGGGAGTATCGTTTGAAGATTTTATCAGTGCTTGTGCCCGCTCTGGACTGTTTCTGTCTGCCAATAATCGAGAAAAAGAATGGATTGCTGATAAGGTTGAGGCGCATGCCTATCCTCACAAACCCCATGAAGAAGAGTTAAGCACGGGTTCATGGCTTGAAATAAGTGAGTTCCGAACAAAGAATATGGAAACTGTTGGCATTATCAAAGACATAACTGAGCGCAAGCAAAATGAGGAAGCACTGCAACTAAGCGAGGAAAAATACAGACTGTTAATTGAGAATCAGACTGATCTGGTGGTTAAAGTCGATGCCTCAGGCCATTTTGAATTTGTGAGCAAGTCCTATTGTGATCTTTTCGAGAAATCCGAAAAAGAGCTTATTGGCACCAGCTTCATGCCTCTTGTTCATGAAAAAGATCAGGAAAATACTGCCCGAGCAATGGAGTCCCTGTTCAAGCCGCCATATCAATGCTATCTGGAACAAAGAGCCAAAACCAGGCTGGGATGGCGCTGGCTGGCCTGGGCTGATAAGGCAATACTTGATGAAAATAATGAAGTGGTTTCCATTGTAGGAGTCGGCAGAGATATTACTGATCTGAAAAAGGCTGAAAAAGAACGTTTAAGTATGGAAAGACGCCTTTTACACTCCCAAAAATTAGAAAGCCTCGGGGTTCTGGCCGGTGGAATTGCCCATGACTTCAACAATCTGCTGGCTGCTATGATGGGTAACCTTGAAATGGCCCAAAAGGAAATACCCGAAAAATCAACCCTTGCTCAAAGGGTTCAACGGGCCTTAATGGCTGCTACTCGGGCTGCTGATCTCACAAAGCAAATGCTTGCTTACTCAGGCAAGGGAAAATTTGTTTTGCAAAATGTTGATCTTAACAGAATTTCTTCCGAAAATGCTCAACTTTTCATGGGCACCATTTCAAAAAATATAAAACTCGACTTGCATTTAGATCCTACTATTTCCAGCATTCTGGCAGATCCAGGCCAGATTCAGCAGGTAGTGATGAATCTTATCACCAATGCATGTGAATCAATGGGCCAGGAATCCGGGTGGCTAACCATTTCAACTGGTGAAATGGACTGTGATAAGCAATATTTAAATCAGACAAGGGCTGATAATACCCCTGCTCCGGGACGTTATGTCTGGCTTGAAGTTGTTGACACTGGCCATGGCATGGACAATATTACCCTGCAAAAGCTTTTTGATCCCTTTTTTACTACCAAATTTACAGGTCGAGGACTTGGCCTTTCTGCTGTTCTGGGCATTATTCAGGGACATGAAGGTGCCATAATTATCAGCAGCAGGGAAAACTCCGGCACCACTGTTAGAGTGCTTTTTCCAGTAGCTAACCAAATAAGCACCATGGACAACCAGGCGGAATTTGTAGACCTGCAATTAGAAAGTAATAAAGAATCACTTACAATTCTTGTTGTGGATGATGAAGAGATGATCAGAGACTTAACTAAGGAAGCTCTCGAAGATATTGGCTACAAAGTATTGACTGCTGATGACGGACAAGAGGCTTTAAAGGTTTTTGAAAACAATATTAACGAGATAACATGTGTCATTCTGGATCTCATGATGCCCAATATGGACGGGGTGACAACTTTTGAGCATTTGCGTAAGCTGAGTCCGGACATCAAGGTAATATTGTGCAGCGGTTACAATGAACAGGAAGCAACACAAAGATTTCAAAATCAGGGACTGGCCGGATTCGTACACAAGCCATTTAGAATAGAAGAGCTTAGAAACGAATTATTACGGGTACTTAACCTTTAA
- a CDS encoding branched-chain amino acid ABC transporter substrate-binding protein, with protein sequence MKEFYLVLFNIILFLTACGQDKSSHFDCTDPLGCVHLQADDPIKIVTLQALTGPLANSGLEYTQGMKLASSMRNHVIKGHPIEISIFDCRCSREGGFIAAQKITSEPSVIAVHGTTCSSSSVPAAEILSNAGMVLISGNATAPSLTSIEGRKGEHWQPGFFRTVASDIYQGVAAAHFSFQYLGISKAATVNDGDPYTAGLTSSFESAFKNLGGEVVFSSEVNKGDTNMVPLLEAIAMSGSEMLFLPLFPSEGYHIVKQKSQVDGLDHLILMTADGMLNYTLINTVSDNAPGLYFVSPKFPDTLEYKDFTESFSAMFNQKPKATFHAQSFDSALLLLSAIENASQKLGDGSLIIMRQELRDALYSTRNFTGVTGSLNCDEFGDCGIAGYNLLRFDEPEAGFEGLINNIVSTYKSTP encoded by the coding sequence ATGAAAGAATTTTACTTAGTGCTCTTCAACATAATACTGTTCCTCACCGCCTGCGGGCAAGATAAGTCCTCCCACTTTGATTGCACAGATCCACTTGGATGTGTCCATTTACAGGCAGACGATCCCATAAAAATTGTTACTCTGCAGGCCCTGACAGGGCCACTCGCCAATTCCGGCCTTGAATACACACAAGGTATGAAGCTGGCATCTTCCATGAGAAACCATGTCATTAAAGGCCATCCCATTGAGATAAGTATATTCGACTGCAGGTGTTCACGGGAAGGTGGCTTTATTGCCGCACAGAAGATTACGTCAGAGCCATCAGTAATAGCAGTTCATGGCACTACTTGTTCAAGTTCCAGCGTTCCAGCTGCAGAGATTCTATCCAATGCAGGTATGGTGCTCATTTCAGGCAATGCTACAGCTCCTTCTCTAACTTCAATTGAGGGTCGCAAGGGAGAACACTGGCAACCTGGTTTTTTCCGTACTGTAGCCAGTGATATTTATCAGGGTGTTGCTGCAGCACATTTTTCTTTTCAATACCTTGGCATTTCTAAAGCAGCCACTGTAAATGATGGAGATCCATACACAGCAGGTCTGACGTCGTCTTTTGAGAGTGCTTTCAAAAATCTGGGAGGGGAAGTGGTTTTTTCTTCAGAGGTAAATAAAGGTGATACAAACATGGTTCCTCTTCTGGAAGCTATTGCCATGTCTGGATCTGAAATGCTTTTTCTGCCTCTTTTTCCCAGTGAGGGATACCATATTGTTAAACAAAAATCCCAAGTCGACGGACTTGACCATCTAATTCTCATGACTGCAGACGGAATGCTTAATTATACCCTTATCAACACTGTTTCAGACAATGCCCCTGGTTTATACTTTGTTAGCCCCAAGTTTCCTGATACACTTGAATACAAAGACTTTACAGAAAGTTTTTCCGCCATGTTCAACCAGAAACCCAAAGCCACCTTCCATGCTCAAAGCTTTGATTCAGCCTTATTGTTATTATCCGCCATTGAAAATGCTTCACAAAAACTTGGGGATGGTTCTCTAATTATTATGCGTCAAGAATTGCGTGATGCCCTGTACTCAACCCGAAATTTTACCGGCGTTACTGGATCACTCAACTGTGATGAGTTTGGAGATTGCGGAATTGCCGGTTACAATCTGCTTCGCTTTGATGAGCCTGAAGCAGGGTTTGAGGGCCTGATAAATAATATAGTTTCTACATATAAATCAACTCCTTAA
- a CDS encoding AzlD family protein — protein MTELPALLIYVTIFAMALVTYITRSGGLFIVSRISPSPRVRAFLQHMPSSILVAIIIPTLAGKGPSELLAAAAAALAAILTRNLIVSIISGLLAVSILRNFVFT, from the coding sequence ATGACTGAACTTCCTGCCCTGCTTATATATGTAACTATTTTTGCCATGGCCCTGGTTACATACATAACAAGATCAGGTGGCCTGTTTATTGTCAGCAGAATCAGTCCCTCGCCCAGGGTACGTGCTTTTCTCCAGCATATGCCTTCTTCCATCCTGGTAGCCATTATTATTCCAACTCTTGCAGGCAAAGGGCCTTCAGAACTGCTGGCAGCTGCAGCTGCAGCACTTGCCGCTATTCTCACTCGAAACCTGATAGTGTCCATTATCTCAGGCTTGCTTGCAGTATCCATCTTGCGTAATTTTGTGTTCACCTGA
- a CDS encoding AzlC family ABC transporter permease, translating to MKSTSQFSPSSLKYKSQVVFTTQGIKDGFIKCLPLGIGVFAYGLVFGVLAVQSGMTPVQAQLMSLLVFAGASQLMSLELWGPQLPVLTIILTTFVVNLRHILMGAAMRDWLVRTGPGKSYFSLFFMTDESWALSVREMASGKKDAAFLLGSGLCIYFFWNLSTLFGASASFWIDRHLADPAVIGLDFAFTAVFIALLTFFWQGKHQIPVWLTAGAAAWITFLLLPGKWYIIIGGIAGGIAGAFRK from the coding sequence ATGAAGTCTACTTCCCAGTTTTCCCCTTCCTCCCTGAAATATAAAAGCCAGGTTGTATTTACTACGCAAGGCATAAAGGATGGCTTTATCAAATGCCTGCCTCTGGGAATAGGAGTTTTTGCTTACGGCCTTGTTTTTGGTGTTCTTGCAGTACAAAGCGGTATGACTCCGGTACAGGCTCAGCTTATGAGTCTGCTGGTCTTTGCAGGAGCTTCTCAACTCATGAGTCTGGAATTATGGGGACCTCAACTCCCTGTATTAACCATTATACTGACAACTTTTGTCGTTAATCTCAGACATATTTTGATGGGAGCAGCCATGAGGGACTGGCTTGTCCGGACAGGACCCGGAAAATCATATTTCAGCCTTTTTTTTATGACAGATGAGTCATGGGCTCTTTCAGTAAGAGAAATGGCCTCAGGTAAAAAGGATGCCGCGTTTTTGCTTGGGTCCGGACTATGTATCTATTTTTTCTGGAATCTTTCCACGCTATTTGGAGCAAGTGCTTCGTTCTGGATAGACAGGCACCTTGCTGATCCTGCCGTAATTGGTCTGGACTTTGCCTTTACCGCAGTATTCATAGCCCTGCTGACCTTTTTCTGGCAAGGTAAACATCAAATCCCAGTCTGGTTAACCGCAGGCGCAGCGGCCTGGATTACTTTTCTGCTCCTCCCGGGGAAGTGGTACATTATTATAGGCGGAATAGCCGGTGGAATAGCAGGGGCTTTTAGAAAATGA
- a CDS encoding PaaI family thioesterase produces the protein MTTDNSSSKSLTFFLEEQIPFNKHLGIKVVAAENGFARLLLPFKPEFVGDPRRPALHGGILSTLIDTCGGTALWTRCRVNDAIATIDMRVDYLRPAPEADLIAESNVRLMGNRVGNVHTRVFIEEKPDQSIAEGRAVYNIRRKTS, from the coding sequence ATGACCACAGACAATTCTTCAAGTAAAAGTTTAACTTTCTTCCTGGAAGAGCAAATCCCATTCAATAAACACTTAGGCATCAAGGTTGTGGCAGCTGAAAACGGTTTTGCCCGTCTCTTGCTTCCGTTTAAGCCCGAATTTGTTGGTGATCCAAGAAGACCTGCACTGCATGGAGGTATATTATCCACTCTTATTGATACCTGTGGTGGAACTGCTTTGTGGACCAGGTGTCGGGTCAACGATGCTATTGCCACCATTGACATGCGTGTGGACTATCTTCGTCCTGCACCGGAAGCAGACCTTATTGCCGAATCAAATGTCAGGCTCATGGGAAATCGTGTGGGCAACGTACATACAAGGGTCTTTATTGAGGAAAAACCGGACCAGAGTATAGCTGAGGGCAGAGCTGTGTATAATATACGCAGGAAGACTTCTTAA
- a CDS encoding DMT family transporter, producing the protein MFILIYIKLILATMFWGGTFTAGRLVSQHVPPFSAAFLRFLIASACLVYLVRTLEGRLPGLDRGQFLQIFFLGMTGVFAYNVFFFYGLQTVEAGRAAVIVATNPIFIALLSALMFKESLGSLKIAGIFLSVSGAVLAITRGQPFHVLDQVISTGDLAIAGCVLSWAAYSIMGKYSMSRLSPHSAVTFSCITGTVALFPPAVHEGLFQYVTTAPFAVWGCLAYLGYFGTVLGFTWYYEAVKSIGPSRASVFINFVPLFAVFIGFIILKESLDYSLLAGAVMVSCGVYLANRQSFKTKIKY; encoded by the coding sequence TTGTTTATTTTGATTTACATAAAATTAATTTTGGCCACCATGTTCTGGGGAGGAACCTTTACTGCAGGCAGACTGGTTTCACAGCACGTCCCCCCTTTTTCTGCAGCTTTTCTCAGGTTTCTCATAGCCTCTGCCTGTCTTGTTTATCTGGTCAGAACCTTAGAAGGAAGGTTACCCGGTCTTGATCGTGGGCAGTTCTTGCAAATTTTTTTTCTCGGTATGACCGGAGTTTTCGCTTATAATGTTTTTTTCTTTTATGGTCTTCAGACTGTAGAGGCCGGCAGGGCTGCGGTCATAGTTGCCACAAATCCCATTTTCATTGCCCTGCTCTCTGCCTTAATGTTTAAGGAAAGCTTAGGAAGCCTGAAAATTGCCGGTATTTTTCTTTCTGTAAGTGGAGCAGTTCTGGCCATTACACGGGGACAACCCTTTCATGTTCTGGATCAGGTCATTAGCACGGGTGATCTGGCCATAGCCGGATGTGTTTTAAGTTGGGCTGCCTATTCCATTATGGGCAAGTACTCCATGTCAAGACTGTCTCCTCACAGTGCTGTTACTTTTTCCTGCATAACTGGAACAGTTGCTCTTTTTCCTCCTGCTGTCCATGAAGGACTGTTTCAATATGTTACTACTGCTCCATTTGCAGTCTGGGGGTGCCTTGCTTATCTTGGTTACTTTGGAACGGTTTTAGGCTTTACCTGGTATTATGAAGCTGTCAAAAGCATTGGCCCTTCCCGTGCTTCAGTGTTTATTAATTTTGTTCCGTTATTTGCTGTATTTATTGGCTTTATAATTCTCAAAGAATCACTTGATTACTCTCTGTTAGCCGGTGCTGTCATGGTCAGTTGCGGGGTTTACCTTGCCAATAGACAATCCTTTAAAACAAAAATAAAATACTAA
- a CDS encoding DVU0772 family protein, translating to MGELTKFKDLPINWDIGPADAVALHLEWGNTGYLGKHQNSDDETFYFSVDSWSEPYIVRLQKMTKDGSETLHEMELPKEFWDCCRAKGAHELPEDIKEWLKKKF from the coding sequence ATGGGAGAATTGACAAAATTTAAGGATCTGCCCATTAATTGGGATATTGGTCCGGCCGATGCTGTGGCTTTACATCTGGAGTGGGGAAATACCGGGTACTTGGGGAAACACCAGAATTCCGACGACGAAACTTTCTATTTTTCAGTAGACTCCTGGAGTGAGCCATATATAGTCCGACTGCAGAAAATGACCAAAGATGGTTCTGAAACCTTGCATGAAATGGAACTTCCCAAAGAGTTCTGGGATTGTTGCAGGGCCAAGGGAGCTCATGAACTTCCTGAAGATATTAAGGAGTGGTTGAAAAAAAAGTTCTAA